From a region of the Gossypium raimondii isolate GPD5lz chromosome 10, ASM2569854v1, whole genome shotgun sequence genome:
- the LOC105776128 gene encoding beta-galactosidase 9, with the protein MVVFENKAIPKLLLVCLFVQFSVSAANFFQPFNVTYDHRALIIDGKRRMLISGGIHYPRATPQMWPDLIAKSKEGGADVIESYTFWNGHEPVRGQYNFEGRFDLVKFVKLVGDNGLYFLLRIGPYVCAEWNFGGFPVWLRDIPGIEFRTDNEPFKREMQRFVTKIVDLMREEKLFSWQGGPIILLQIENEYGNMEGSYGQKGKEYVRWAANMALGLGAGVPWVMCKQTDAPGDIIDTCNNYYCDGYKPNSPNKPTIWTENWDGWYTSWGGRLPHRPVEDLAFAVARFFQRGGSLMNYYMYFGGTNFGRTSGGPFYITSYDYDAPIDEYGLRSEPKWGHLKDLHAAIKLCERALVAADSPQYMKLGPRQEAHVYWENTQSTVLNTTLSESQSACSAFLANIDEHNTATVIFRGKSYSLPPWSVSILPDCSNVAFNTAKVGAQTSVKLVENALSPKISAPELVMTKNEVSSIPESWMSVEEPIGIWSESNFTVQGLLEHLKVTKDESDYLWHMTRIYVSDDDVAFWEENKVSPTLVIDSMRDVLRIFINGELIGSVSGHWVKVLQPVQFQQGYSDLMLLSQTVGLQNYGAFLEKDGAGFRGQIKLTGFKNGDIDLSKASWIYQVGLKGEFQKIFTIEENEKAGWTNLKLDDTPSTFTWYKAYFDSPDGSEPIAIDLGSMGKGQAWVNGHHIGRYWNLTAPKDGCPDSCDYRGAYGSNKCMTNCGKPTQTWYHVPRSWLQASNNLLVIFEEIGGNPFEISVKLRVPRILCAQMSESYYPPLREWLHLDLIDGKVSISDMKPQIHLQCEDGHIISSIEFASYGTPHGSCQNFSNGNCHSPNSLSVISEACVGRNSCSVEVSNSGFGSDPCRGVLKTLAVEARCVSTSTIGVSQF; encoded by the exons ATGGTGGTTTTTGAAAACAAAGCTATTCCTAAGCTTCTTTTAGTGTGTCTCTTCGTCCAATTCTCAGTCTCCGCTGCTAATTTCTTCCAACCATTCAATGTTACGTACGACCACAGAGCTCTGATCATCGATGGTAAACGCCGTATGCTCATTTCTGGTGGAATTCATTACCCTCGTGCTACTCCTCAG ATGTGGCCTGACCTGATTGCAAAGAGCAAGGAGGGTGGAGCAGATGTTATTgaaagttatacattttggaATGGGCATGAACCAGTCAGAGGGCAG TATAATTTTGAAGGAAGGTTTGATCTTGTCAAGTTTGTGAAGCTAGTGGGAGACAATGGACTCTATTTCCTTCTCCGTATAGGTCCTTATGTTTGCGCTGAGTGGAATTTCGG AGGCTTTCCTGTCTGGCTGCGAGATATCCCTGGCATAGAGTTTCGAACAGATAATGAACCTTTTAAG AGGGAGATGCAGCGCTTTGTAACGAAGATTGTGGATTTGATGCGGGAGGAGAAGCTCTTTTCCTGGCAGGGTGGTCCTATTATCCTCTTGCAG ATTGAGAACGAATATGGAAATATGGAGGGTTCATATGGCCAGAAGGGGAAAGAGTACGTCAGGTGGGCTGCTAACATGGCTTTGGGTCTAGGTGCTGGGGTTCCCTGGGTGATGTGCAAGCAAACTGATGCTCCGGGTGATATA ATAGATACCTGCAATAATTACTACTGTGATGGTTATAAACCAAATTCCCCTAACAAACCAACAATCTGGACAGAAAATTGGGATGGATG GTACACCTCATGGGGAGGAAGATTGCCTCACAGACCAGTTGAAGATCTTGCATTTGCAGTAGCACGTTTTTTCCAGCGTGGAGGGAGCTTGATGAACTATTATATG TATTTTGGTGGGACAAACTTTGGCCGTACTTCCGGTGGGCCCTTCTATATTACTAGTTACGATTATGATGCTCCAATTGATGAGTATG GTTTACGAAGTGAGCCAAAATGGGGACACTTGAAAGATCTTCATGCTGCTATTAAGCTCTGTGAACGTGCTCTAGTGGCTGCTGATTCACCTCAGTATATGAAATTGGGACCAAGGCAGGAG GCACATGTATACTGGGAAAATACCCAGAGTACTGTTCTGAACACTACCCTTTCTGAAAGTCAAAGTGCATGCTCTGCTTTTCTTGCAAACATTGATGAGCATAATACTGCGACCGTAATATTCCGTGGTAAATCATACTCTTTGCCACCGTGGTCTGTAAGCATTTTACCTGACTGCAGTAATGTGGCATTCAACACTGCAAAG GTTGGAGCACAAACTTCTGTGAAACTGGTAGAGAATGCCCTATCTCCAAAAATATCTGCACCTGAACTTGTCATGACCAAAAATGAGGTTTCCAGTATCCCAGAATCCTGGATGTCTGTAGAGGAGCCAATTGGTATATGGAGTGAGAGCAATTTTACCGTTCAAGGCTTGTTGGAGCATTTGAAAGTGACAAAGGATGAATCTGATTATCTCTGGCATATGACCAG AATATATGTTTCTGATGACGATGTTGCATTTTGGGAGGAAAATAAAGTTAGCCCCACTCTTGTAATTGATAGCATGCGTGATGTATTGCGGATATTTATTAATGGGGAGCTTATAG GCAGCGTAAGTGGTCACTGGGTCAAGGTGTTGCAGCCTGTCCAATTTCAACAAGGTTACAGTGATTTAATGCTGTTATCTCAGACAGTTGGTTTGCAG AACTACGGTGCCTTTCTAGAGAAGGATGGTGCTGGGTTTAGAGGACAAATTAAGCTTACTGGATTTAAAAATGGGGATATTGACCTTTCTAAGGCTTCATGGATCTACCAG GTTGGCCTGAAGGGTGAGTTCCAGAAAATATTCACCatagaagaaaatgagaaagcAGGATGGACAAACTTGAAGCTTGATGATACTCCCTCCACATTTACTTGGTACAAG GCATACTTTGATTCTCCCGATGGGTCAGAGCCCATTGCTATTGACTTAGGAAGCATGGGAAAGGGCCAAGCTTGGGTCAATGGCCATCATATTGGAAGATACTGGAATCTGACAGCCCCAAAAGATGGATGTCCGGATAGCTGTGATTATCGTGGAGCATATGGCTCCAACAAGTGCATGACAAATTGTGGGAAGCCCACTCAAACCTG GTACCATGTGCCAAGATCATGGTTACAGGCATCAAACAATTTACTTGTGATATTTGAAGAAATTGGTGGGAACCCATTTGAGATTTCAGTCAAATTACGTGTGCCTCGAATTCTCTGTGCTCAAATGTCCGAGTCCTACTATCCACCTCTTCGAGAATGGCTTCATCTAGATCTTATTGATGGAAAAGTCTCCATAAGTGACATGAAACCACAGATTCACTTGCAGTGTGAAGATGGGCATATAATCTCCTCTATAGAATTTGCTAGCTATGGAACTCCTCATGGAAGCTGCCAGAATTTTTCTAATGGCAATTGCCACTCTCCAAATTCATTGTCTGTGATATCCGAg